A single Methylobacterium sp. 17Sr1-1 DNA region contains:
- a CDS encoding polysaccharide deacetylase family protein gives MSDEARPPARPHGRYAYSPLPRRPAYDWPEGKRLAVYVALNVECFAFGGGLGAELAPGGPQPDVLNYAWRDWGNRVGVFRLAALFDDLSLPASVLVNSRIYAECPGLMDAFRARGDEVVGHGRSNAERQGTLAEDEERALIAEATATLTREEGRAPAGWLGPWISQSRTTPDLLAEAGYRYLLDWCHDDQPTWFSTRGGGRILSVPYPQELNDIPSIVGRKDSGAQFAEMIVDTFEEMREAASAAPLVMGIALHPYLVGQPHRLRPLRRALAHLAQHRDAVWITRAGDIADHAAGLPEGMVPG, from the coding sequence ATGAGCGACGAGGCCCGCCCGCCGGCCCGACCGCACGGGCGCTACGCCTACAGCCCCCTGCCGCGGCGCCCCGCCTACGACTGGCCGGAGGGCAAACGGCTGGCGGTCTACGTCGCCCTCAACGTCGAGTGCTTCGCGTTCGGCGGCGGCCTCGGGGCCGAGCTGGCCCCGGGCGGGCCGCAGCCGGACGTGCTGAACTACGCCTGGCGCGACTGGGGCAACCGCGTCGGGGTGTTCCGCCTCGCCGCACTGTTCGACGACCTGTCCCTGCCGGCCTCGGTGCTGGTCAACAGCCGCATCTACGCCGAGTGCCCCGGCCTGATGGACGCGTTCCGCGCCCGCGGCGACGAGGTGGTGGGACACGGCCGCAGCAACGCCGAGCGCCAGGGTACCTTAGCCGAGGACGAGGAGCGGGCCCTGATCGCCGAGGCCACCGCGACCCTGACCCGGGAGGAGGGCCGGGCCCCGGCGGGCTGGCTCGGCCCCTGGATCTCGCAGAGCCGCACGACCCCGGACCTGCTGGCGGAGGCCGGCTACCGCTACCTCCTCGACTGGTGCCACGACGACCAGCCGACCTGGTTCTCCACCCGCGGCGGCGGGCGCATCCTCTCGGTGCCCTATCCGCAGGAGCTGAACGACATCCCCTCCATCGTCGGGCGCAAGGATTCCGGCGCGCAATTCGCCGAGATGATCGTCGACACCTTCGAGGAGATGCGCGAAGCCGCCTCCGCGGCGCCGCTGGTGATGGGCATCGCGCTCCACCCCTACCTCGTCGGCCAGCCGCACCGGCTGCGGCCGCTGCGCCGGGCGCTGGCGCATCTCGCGCAACACCGCGACGCGGTGTGGATCACCCGCGCCGGAGACATCGCGGATCACGCCGCCGGGCTGCCGGAGGGGATGGTGCCGGGGTGA